One stretch of Aigarchaeota archaeon DNA includes these proteins:
- a CDS encoding NUDIX domain-containing protein — protein sequence MLHERSAGAVVFYCEGKYIEYLLLLYGAGHWDFPKGNIEEGEEEVETVKREIFEETGIKNITFVSGFRHEIRYFYRKMGDIVNKEVVFYLVRSYDKNVRLSSEHKDYAWLDYENALKRLTYRTAKETLIKAHDFLMSIDRYP from the coding sequence ATGCTTCATGAAAGATCGGCGGGTGCTGTCGTATTTTACTGTGAGGGTAAATACATCGAGTACCTGCTCTTGCTCTATGGTGCCGGGCACTGGGATTTTCCCAAGGGGAACATAGAGGAAGGTGAAGAGGAGGTTGAGACGGTGAAGAGAGAGATTTTTGAGGAAACAGGCATAAAGAACATTACGTTTGTATCCGGGTTCAGGCACGAAATAAGATACTTCTACAGGAAAATGGGCGATATCGTCAACAAAGAGGTCGTATTCTACCTAGTTAGGTCCTATGATAAAAACGTCAGACTATCCAGCGAGCATAAAGACTACGCTTGGCTAGACTACGAGAATGCCCTAAAGAGGCTCACGTATAGAACAGCAAAAGAGACATTAATTAAGGCTCACGACTTCCTCATGTCCATAGATAGGTATCCGTAA
- the lipB gene encoding lipoyl(octanoyl) transferase LipB, whose protein sequence is MKKGFLVDLGLCEYEPVWKLQLKLVELRLSSEIPDTLLLVEHKSVFTLGRRTSMDDVIEKRAPVFRVERGGGATYHGPGQLVGYPIMDLNAMKLDIKQYIRKLENVLVRTLLRFNVAADIKEGYPGVWVGEKKIASIGIAIRNWVAFHGFAVNINPDMSYFRCIRPCGMRPEVMSSVEELLGASPELDRVKEALIKEFETEFDLNLRPFPSDLWKLVTESIGL, encoded by the coding sequence ATGAAGAAGGGCTTTCTCGTTGACCTCGGCCTCTGCGAGTACGAGCCCGTCTGGAAGCTTCAACTTAAGCTAGTGGAGCTTAGGTTATCCTCCGAGATTCCGGATACCCTGCTACTCGTGGAACACAAAAGTGTATTCACGCTTGGAAGGAGAACCTCTATGGACGACGTAATCGAGAAAAGGGCACCAGTGTTCAGGGTCGAAAGGGGCGGCGGCGCTACATATCACGGTCCAGGCCAGCTCGTAGGTTATCCAATAATGGATCTGAACGCCATGAAATTGGACATCAAGCAATACATCCGCAAGCTGGAGAATGTCTTGGTTAGGACTCTGCTTAGATTTAATGTAGCAGCAGACATAAAGGAAGGGTACCCGGGCGTATGGGTCGGCGAAAAGAAGATAGCATCGATAGGTATAGCGATCAGGAACTGGGTGGCCTTTCATGGTTTTGCGGTGAACATAAACCCAGACATGAGTTACTTCAGATGCATAAGGCCGTGCGGCATGCGACCTGAGGTGATGTCCTCGGTCGAAGAGCTTTTAGGAGCCTCCCCTGAATTGGATAGGGTAAAAGAGGCCCTTATAAAGGAATTTGAGACAGAATTCGACCTTAATTTACGTCCTTTTCCGTCGGATCTTTGGAAGCTCGTCACGGAATCCATCGGCTTATAA
- a CDS encoding TATA-box-binding protein yields MPKGPEPTIKIENVVASVTLFQRLDLSQIQRSFPDVEYKPAQFPGLVFRLQKPKTATLIFSSGKMVCTGAESEEESIKAVKTVVKLLKKEGFLIKEEPQIEIQNIVASVDLHGRIDLERAAAELENVMYEPEQFPGLIYRMEQPKVVILMFASGKLVCTGAKYEREVYEAVQRLREILEEKNLLIYTTTS; encoded by the coding sequence ATGCCAAAGGGACCCGAGCCAACTATAAAAATAGAGAACGTTGTAGCTAGCGTAACGTTGTTCCAGAGGCTTGATTTGTCCCAGATACAGAGGAGCTTCCCGGACGTAGAGTACAAGCCGGCACAATTCCCGGGTCTTGTCTTCAGGCTTCAGAAACCGAAGACGGCCACTTTGATATTCAGCAGCGGTAAGATGGTCTGCACTGGAGCGGAGAGCGAAGAGGAGTCTATCAAGGCCGTCAAAACTGTCGTTAAACTTTTGAAGAAAGAAGGCTTCTTGATCAAGGAGGAGCCTCAGATAGAGATACAGAACATAGTAGCCAGCGTCGACCTTCATGGCAGAATAGACCTAGAAAGAGCCGCCGCGGAGCTGGAGAACGTCATGTACGAACCGGAACAATTTCCCGGCTTAATCTATAGGATGGAGCAGCCTAAGGTTGTAATACTTATGTTCGCGAGCGGAAAGCTTGTCTGCACCGGTGCCAAGTATGAGCGGGAAGTCTACGAAGCCGTACAACGATTGAGGGAAATACTGGAAGAGAAAAATCTACTAATATACACTACAACGTCATAA
- the lpdA gene encoding dihydrolipoyl dehydrogenase translates to MEADAVVIGGGPAGYVAAIRLGQLRKKTVLVEKDNLGGTCLNYGCIPSKVLITAADIFWKVGKLDKLGIKVQGLSMELKQLQDWKREVIAKLRDGIAYLLKGNGVKIIKGFATLRSPKEVEVREGTSGTIIKTNSVLWTVGAEDAGLPNIPYDGKRILSAKDLLDLEIVPKSMLIVGGGAIGLELGTALAKMGTKVIIVEIMDQLLPGISKDAVTVVHRNLKRLGVEVYTSSRVLTYRYGGGHVSVDITKNGETLSINTEYVLVTVGRRASSQNYGLKELGVELDKNGFVVVDSSMRTSLENIFAAGDAVGPPFLAHKASRQGLIAAETIAGQKTRLMLPPVPLALFTDPEIAVVGMSEEEAKASGIDVAVGKFPFTALSRANISNDTEGFVKVVVDRSSEKILGVQIVGRGATDLIGEAALAISAGMRVDELDNAIHPHPTFSEAIGEAAGAVNKKAIHLLNV, encoded by the coding sequence TTGGAGGCTGATGCGGTAGTTATAGGCGGAGGTCCCGCAGGCTATGTCGCTGCGATAAGGTTGGGCCAGTTACGTAAAAAAACTGTTTTGGTGGAAAAGGACAACCTGGGTGGCACCTGTCTTAACTACGGCTGCATCCCGTCAAAGGTTCTTATAACCGCAGCAGACATCTTTTGGAAAGTTGGAAAACTCGACAAGCTCGGCATAAAGGTTCAGGGATTATCTATGGAACTTAAACAGTTGCAGGATTGGAAGAGGGAAGTTATCGCTAAGCTGAGGGACGGCATAGCCTATCTGCTCAAGGGAAACGGTGTTAAGATAATCAAAGGTTTCGCGACGTTAAGGTCACCTAAGGAAGTCGAGGTTAGAGAAGGTACCTCCGGGACTATAATCAAAACCAACAGCGTGCTTTGGACCGTGGGTGCTGAGGATGCGGGCCTTCCAAATATACCGTACGACGGTAAGCGCATACTAAGCGCAAAGGACTTGCTTGACCTAGAAATCGTACCCAAGAGCATGCTGATAGTAGGCGGAGGGGCAATAGGACTCGAACTCGGAACGGCCCTCGCTAAGATGGGTACGAAGGTCATCATCGTCGAGATAATGGACCAGTTGCTTCCAGGAATCAGTAAAGATGCGGTAACCGTCGTTCACAGGAACCTGAAGAGGCTCGGTGTCGAAGTATACACTAGCTCCCGTGTTTTGACTTACAGATATGGTGGCGGTCACGTCTCGGTAGATATTACAAAGAACGGCGAGACGTTATCTATCAATACAGAATATGTACTCGTTACGGTTGGCAGGAGAGCATCGTCCCAGAATTATGGGCTAAAGGAGCTTGGCGTGGAACTTGACAAGAATGGTTTCGTGGTCGTGGACTCTAGCATGAGAACTTCTCTCGAGAACATATTCGCAGCTGGTGATGCTGTCGGCCCACCATTCCTCGCACATAAAGCTTCGAGACAAGGTCTTATTGCCGCCGAGACGATAGCCGGTCAGAAGACACGTCTTATGCTTCCGCCAGTACCTCTTGCACTTTTCACGGATCCAGAGATCGCAGTTGTTGGCATGTCAGAGGAAGAGGCAAAGGCATCGGGCATAGATGTCGCTGTCGGTAAATTTCCGTTCACGGCTCTGAGTAGGGCGAACATATCGAACGATACCGAAGGTTTCGTTAAAGTCGTGGTAGACAGGTCTAGCGAAAAAATCCTAGGCGTTCAGATAGTCGGACGTGGAGCAACAGACCTGATAGGCGAGGCCGCCCTTGCGATATCGGCAGGCATGAGGGTTGACGAGTTGGATAATGCAATTCATCCTCATCCGACGTTCTCTGAGGCAATAGGAGAGGCCGCGGGTGCCGTTAACAAGAAAGCTATACATTTGCTGAACGTTTGA
- a CDS encoding 2-isopropylmalate synthase, translating into MAWRSLFSEEYKLPEKVSIFDTTLRDGEQTPGVALTPEEKVEIAIQLDKLGVDIIEAGFPITSKGERKAVSDICKLGLSAKICALARCEKNDIDAAVDTGVDWVHVFLATSDIHLKYKLRMTREQALAKIAEAVEYAKSRGVIVHYSAEDATRTEHDFLMKALKVAADAGADSIDIPDTVGFAVPAAIRRLVSSAKIVTDKPVAVHCHDDMGLAVANSLSAVEAGAEIIHATVNGIGERAGNASLEEIVVALHTLYGVKTNINLQEIYKTSRLVAKLTGVWIPKNKAIVGENAFSHESGIHVHGILGSPETYEPIAPELVGRRRKIVAGKHSGIHGIDFLLKEHGIDVDKPKAKEVLEKVKALGDMGLRVPDTKLKTIAEEILGKSGDTQLVSLKELSITSNVDGAVARISLKLGDEVFMAESFGHSPVVASISALLNAVSKKMNVRLIDFRIDATSYSPDLTCEAEVMLTVDNSQEYVGEATGHDPAFVAVGAIIAGIEKAIISSVGGKAT; encoded by the coding sequence ATGGCTTGGAGGAGCCTATTCTCGGAAGAGTATAAACTTCCCGAAAAGGTCAGCATATTCGACACAACTCTAAGGGACGGTGAGCAGACGCCCGGCGTCGCCCTTACACCGGAGGAGAAGGTCGAGATAGCCATACAGCTCGACAAACTCGGCGTTGACATCATAGAGGCAGGATTCCCGATAACGTCAAAAGGTGAGCGAAAAGCTGTATCGGATATATGTAAACTCGGCCTCTCGGCGAAGATATGTGCGCTTGCCAGATGCGAGAAGAACGACATAGATGCTGCGGTCGATACGGGCGTTGACTGGGTCCACGTATTTTTAGCAACATCCGATATACATCTGAAGTATAAGCTTAGAATGACGAGGGAGCAAGCACTCGCAAAGATAGCAGAAGCAGTAGAGTATGCTAAGTCGAGAGGCGTGATCGTTCACTACTCCGCTGAAGATGCGACGAGAACAGAGCATGATTTTTTGATGAAAGCGTTAAAAGTAGCGGCCGATGCTGGAGCGGATAGCATAGACATACCCGATACCGTTGGCTTTGCAGTACCAGCAGCGATTCGCAGGCTTGTTTCTTCTGCAAAGATCGTCACAGACAAGCCGGTAGCGGTCCATTGTCACGACGACATGGGGTTAGCGGTAGCAAACTCGCTCTCAGCCGTTGAAGCAGGTGCGGAGATAATTCATGCGACGGTCAACGGGATAGGCGAAAGGGCCGGTAACGCAAGCCTAGAGGAGATAGTCGTGGCGTTGCACACGCTTTATGGTGTGAAAACCAACATAAACCTCCAAGAGATATATAAGACGTCGAGACTCGTCGCCAAGCTCACCGGAGTTTGGATTCCTAAAAACAAGGCAATCGTCGGCGAGAATGCGTTTTCACACGAGAGCGGTATACATGTACATGGTATACTTGGTTCTCCCGAAACCTACGAACCAATAGCACCGGAACTCGTCGGAAGGAGAAGGAAGATAGTGGCAGGGAAGCACTCGGGCATACATGGTATAGACTTCTTACTCAAGGAGCACGGTATTGATGTAGACAAACCAAAGGCTAAGGAGGTTCTTGAAAAGGTTAAGGCCCTCGGCGATATGGGCTTAAGGGTTCCGGACACCAAGCTCAAGACTATAGCCGAAGAAATTTTGGGAAAATCAGGAGACACTCAGCTAGTGTCCCTGAAGGAGCTTAGTATCACGTCGAACGTTGATGGTGCGGTTGCACGAATATCCTTGAAATTGGGCGATGAAGTCTTTATGGCCGAGTCTTTTGGCCACAGTCCTGTTGTCGCGTCTATATCAGCCCTTCTGAATGCCGTATCGAAAAAGATGAACGTCAGGTTAATCGACTTTAGAATCGATGCGACATCCTACTCACCGGATTTGACATGTGAGGCAGAAGTTATGTTGACGGTCGACAACTCGCAAGAATATGTTGGCGAGGCGACTGGACATGATCCCGCCTTTGTTGCAGTAGGCGCTATAATAGCGGGCATAGAGAAGGCAATAATATCGTCTGTTGGAGGTAAAGCAACATGA
- the lipA gene encoding lipoyl synthase: protein MLIERKPSWIRTKIPSGPMYNRVGHVLRTNGLHTVCEEALCPNIADCWCRGTVTIMLLGDACTRSCRFCAVKAGKPMGRVDVSEPEKVAMAVKELNLNHIVLTSVCRDDLHDGGAGVFAETVMRIRRTNPRAKVEVLIPDFGGNRSAIEVVVRSKPDVIGHNLETIKRLTPIVRDRRSDYQLSLDVLKTVKELDDSIYTKSSLILGFGETEQEVVEAMSDLRSVGVDILTLGQYLRPTRRHAPVVEYVHPKTFERLKDIALSLGFKGVISAPLARSSYMAAELFQKISRGGVFGG from the coding sequence ATGCTCATAGAAAGGAAGCCTAGCTGGATAAGGACAAAGATCCCCTCAGGTCCTATGTACAATCGCGTAGGTCATGTTTTGAGAACTAACGGTCTACACACAGTATGCGAAGAGGCTTTGTGCCCAAACATCGCAGATTGTTGGTGTCGTGGGACGGTTACCATAATGTTGTTGGGTGATGCATGCACACGTTCATGCAGGTTCTGTGCGGTCAAAGCAGGAAAACCAATGGGACGCGTTGATGTATCCGAGCCGGAGAAGGTAGCTATGGCCGTGAAAGAGCTGAATTTGAACCACATCGTCTTGACCTCCGTCTGCAGGGACGATTTGCATGATGGGGGTGCCGGAGTGTTCGCCGAGACTGTAATGAGGATTAGAAGGACGAATCCAAGGGCAAAGGTTGAGGTACTCATACCCGATTTCGGAGGCAATAGAAGCGCGATCGAGGTAGTGGTAAGATCCAAACCAGACGTCATCGGCCACAACCTGGAAACAATTAAGAGGCTGACACCGATCGTTAGGGATAGGAGGTCGGACTATCAGCTCTCTCTCGATGTTTTAAAGACTGTAAAAGAGCTGGACGATAGCATATACACTAAGTCGTCTCTGATACTCGGCTTTGGTGAGACCGAGCAGGAAGTCGTGGAGGCAATGTCGGACTTAAGGTCGGTCGGGGTTGACATCTTGACTTTGGGACAGTATCTCAGACCTACCAGAAGACATGCACCGGTTGTCGAGTATGTTCATCCTAAAACGTTTGAAAGACTGAAGGATATCGCCCTCTCCTTAGGTTTTAAGGGCGTAATTTCTGCACCCTTAGCGAGAAGCTCGTATATGGCGGCAGAGCTGTTCCAGAAAATTTCGAGAGGTGGTGTTTTTGGAGGCTGA
- the ilvB gene encoding biosynthetic-type acetolactate synthase large subunit — translation MVRAADVLVKAMESKGVVAIFGIPGGSILPFYDALYDSNIKTILMRHEQQAAHAAEGYARVKGRPGIAMATSGPGATNLVTGIVNAMMDSQPVIAITGQVPRDSLGTDAFQETDITGILLPVTKYAVTVKDPSKLAQTFVDAYHVAVSGRPGPVLIDVPRDVFQADVEPRWEDKPSLIKYVLNTVTSQAQEPDPELISKAAEILMNAEKPVIIAGGGVIISNATNELVKLAEYLMAPVVVTTPGIGSIPSDHPLMLGVIGMHGRVEANLAVIESDVILAVGMRFADRSVGRFDEFQKGRKVIHIDIDASELGKNVTPTVSIIGDAKKTLAEIYACIASRVARKDARPFIQRLKAIGESFDEFMNNHGEPSKITSWRALKVIREELPRNAIVTTGVGQHQMWVQLCFKVFEPRTLITSCGLGTMGFGLPAALGAKVAAPDRTVACIDGDGSFFMTCQSLAPVVQYNIPIICIIFNNRSLGMIRQLQDFFYQKRYKDEHLGLSRRYVGRSIDYVKLAESIGVEGASAESLDDLRMLLRRAVRSGEAFLIDLPIDREERVLPMVPPGKWLNQMMTPSEFDLHARVRV, via the coding sequence ATGGTAAGGGCAGCTGATGTTCTAGTCAAGGCTATGGAATCAAAGGGTGTCGTCGCCATCTTCGGGATACCTGGTGGTTCAATCCTACCGTTCTACGACGCTCTGTACGACAGCAACATAAAGACCATACTGATGAGACATGAGCAGCAGGCAGCACATGCCGCGGAGGGTTATGCAAGAGTTAAGGGCAGACCCGGGATAGCCATGGCTACTTCAGGCCCAGGCGCGACGAACCTTGTGACGGGCATAGTTAACGCTATGATGGATAGCCAGCCCGTCATAGCGATAACTGGCCAGGTCCCGCGCGACTCGCTCGGAACGGACGCTTTCCAAGAAACCGACATAACGGGCATACTCTTACCCGTCACGAAGTACGCGGTAACCGTCAAGGATCCATCTAAACTGGCCCAGACGTTCGTAGATGCATACCATGTAGCTGTGTCCGGTAGGCCTGGCCCTGTTCTCATAGACGTTCCAAGGGATGTTTTCCAAGCAGACGTCGAACCTCGTTGGGAGGACAAACCGAGCTTGATAAAGTATGTACTGAACACCGTCACGTCACAAGCTCAGGAACCGGACCCAGAGCTCATATCGAAAGCTGCTGAGATTCTGATGAATGCCGAGAAGCCAGTGATAATAGCTGGCGGCGGTGTAATAATAAGCAACGCCACTAACGAACTGGTCAAGCTGGCCGAGTACCTCATGGCACCTGTCGTGGTTACTACACCGGGGATAGGTTCCATACCCTCCGACCATCCGCTCATGCTCGGCGTCATAGGCATGCACGGCAGAGTCGAGGCCAACCTTGCTGTGATAGAGTCGGATGTGATTCTAGCGGTTGGCATGAGATTCGCTGATAGATCCGTCGGAAGGTTTGATGAGTTCCAGAAAGGCAGGAAGGTGATCCATATAGATATAGATGCCAGCGAGCTCGGTAAGAACGTCACGCCGACCGTGAGTATAATTGGTGATGCAAAGAAAACATTGGCAGAAATTTACGCATGCATAGCTTCCAGGGTCGCGAGAAAGGATGCGAGACCTTTCATCCAAAGACTCAAAGCCATAGGTGAAAGCTTTGATGAATTCATGAACAATCATGGCGAACCCAGCAAGATAACTTCCTGGCGCGCTCTGAAAGTGATAAGGGAAGAGCTTCCGAGGAACGCGATAGTGACCACAGGCGTTGGACAGCACCAGATGTGGGTCCAGCTTTGTTTCAAGGTATTCGAACCGCGAACTTTAATCACAAGTTGCGGTCTCGGAACTATGGGCTTCGGTCTGCCTGCTGCCTTGGGCGCAAAGGTCGCAGCACCGGATAGGACCGTAGCCTGCATCGATGGCGACGGTAGCTTTTTCATGACGTGCCAAAGCTTAGCACCGGTCGTCCAGTATAACATCCCTATCATATGTATAATATTCAATAACAGGTCCCTCGGCATGATAAGACAGCTGCAGGACTTCTTCTATCAAAAGAGGTACAAAGACGAGCATCTTGGGTTATCTAGGAGATACGTTGGGAGAAGCATAGATTACGTGAAGCTAGCCGAGTCCATAGGTGTAGAGGGCGCCTCGGCAGAATCCCTGGACGACCTGAGGATGCTACTCAGGAGAGCCGTAAGGTCAGGAGAAGCGTTCCTCATAGACCTGCCGATAGACAGGGAAGAAAGGGTACTTCCTATGGTACCTCCTGGTAAGTGGCTCAACCAGATGATGACACCTTCGGAGTTTGATCTACATGCCCGCGTACGTGTTTAG
- a CDS encoding energy-coupling factor transporter transmembrane protein EcfT, whose translation MSILEGFKFYAGDTAIHRLDPRVKFLVSVLMLITVVMYAEAWMLTALIVVQATIAYVAKVMRRWLQTIKGSIPLAALVFGLNAMFFISSGTYTTLQDTLYHSATLAYRLVLFLSSFSIFFLTTTPEEIGLTLTSWRVPYQYTFAFISAIRFTPIIAQELRDIMDAQRARGVELDRGGPLQRARKLIPILVPLLANALRRAYELAEAMEVKCFGAVKNRTSLRELRMGPRDYMVLLILLVLFGLAVYYRFFPL comes from the coding sequence TTGAGCATACTAGAAGGTTTTAAGTTCTATGCCGGCGATACGGCCATACATAGACTTGACCCAAGGGTAAAATTTCTTGTTTCCGTGCTAATGTTAATCACAGTGGTAATGTATGCAGAGGCGTGGATGCTGACAGCTCTCATAGTAGTACAGGCAACGATAGCTTATGTTGCTAAGGTCATGCGACGTTGGCTCCAAACGATAAAGGGCTCGATTCCTCTGGCTGCTCTTGTCTTCGGTCTAAACGCTATGTTCTTCATATCAAGCGGAACCTACACAACCTTACAGGATACGCTTTACCATTCGGCCACGCTAGCGTATAGGCTCGTGCTCTTCCTCTCCTCATTCTCCATATTCTTCTTGACCACGACACCGGAGGAGATAGGGCTGACGCTTACGAGTTGGCGTGTTCCCTACCAGTACACGTTCGCCTTTATATCGGCGATAAGATTTACGCCGATAATAGCCCAAGAGCTAAGGGACATAATGGATGCACAGAGGGCACGCGGCGTAGAGTTGGATAGGGGCGGGCCTTTACAGAGAGCTAGGAAGCTAATACCGATACTCGTGCCGTTGCTCGCAAACGCTCTCAGAAGAGCATACGAGCTGGCGGAGGCGATGGAGGTAAAGTGTTTCGGTGCCGTAAAAAATAGAACGTCGTTAAGGGAGCTCAGGATGGGCCCTAGGGACTATATGGTTCTGTTAATTTTGCTGGTTCTGTTCGGCCTAGCCGTGTACTACAGGTTCTTCCCACTCTAA
- a CDS encoding isocitrate/isopropylmalate dehydrogenase family protein, with translation MVNIISVIPGDGIGPVVVRSAKEVLEAASDVYGFKLSFVEAPAGDAAKRDFGEPLPKDSFDKIRSSDACLKGPVGETARDVIVVLRQRLDLYANIRPFKTLPGVSSKWKDVDLIIIRENTEDLYKCVEDVGEEHAVALMVLTRKACTRIAKVAFQTAEVRRKKVTLVHKVNVLKSFELFRKAAFDVAKSYPSVTLEEMLVDNAAYQLVMNPQRFDVMLTTNMFGDILSDEAAGVVGSLGLAYSANVGDEFGLFEPVHGTAPDINPSYANPIAQIMASKMMLEWLGRTRGNKAMLEAASSIEDAVLYLLKDPKSLTPDLGGTATTEDVTKRLVDLLLKGKCTL, from the coding sequence ATGGTTAACATCATAAGCGTAATACCGGGCGACGGCATAGGTCCGGTCGTCGTCAGGTCTGCAAAAGAGGTACTGGAGGCCGCTTCAGATGTCTACGGCTTCAAGCTGAGCTTCGTTGAGGCGCCGGCCGGCGATGCGGCTAAGAGGGATTTTGGCGAACCATTGCCGAAGGACTCGTTTGACAAGATAAGATCTTCCGACGCGTGTTTGAAGGGACCTGTTGGTGAGACGGCAAGGGATGTTATAGTCGTACTGAGGCAGAGGCTAGACCTTTACGCCAACATAAGACCCTTCAAGACGCTTCCCGGAGTTAGCTCTAAGTGGAAGGACGTGGACCTAATAATAATCAGGGAGAATACGGAAGATTTGTATAAATGCGTTGAGGATGTTGGCGAGGAGCATGCGGTAGCCTTAATGGTGCTGACTAGGAAGGCATGTACAAGGATAGCGAAAGTCGCATTCCAAACGGCGGAGGTTAGGAGGAAAAAGGTGACACTCGTCCACAAGGTAAACGTGCTGAAGAGTTTTGAGCTCTTCAGGAAGGCAGCCTTCGATGTCGCGAAGTCTTATCCGTCCGTAACGTTGGAGGAAATGCTAGTCGACAACGCGGCTTATCAGCTAGTGATGAATCCACAAAGGTTTGATGTGATGCTCACGACGAACATGTTCGGCGACATATTGAGCGACGAAGCGGCGGGCGTAGTCGGTAGTTTGGGCCTAGCCTACTCGGCCAACGTAGGAGATGAGTTTGGTCTGTTCGAACCGGTTCATGGAACGGCGCCCGATATAAACCCGTCATACGCTAACCCAATAGCCCAAATCATGGCATCGAAGATGATGCTCGAATGGCTCGGCAGGACGAGGGGCAACAAAGCGATGCTTGAGGCGGCGAGTAGCATAGAGGATGCCGTGCTCTACTTGCTAAAAGATCCAAAAAGTCTGACGCCCGATTTGGGCGGCACGGCAACTACCGAGGACGTAACGAAAAGACTCGTCGACTTGTTGTTAAAAGGAAAGTGCACTTTATGA
- the ilvC gene encoding ketol-acid reductoisomerase: MAKIYYDSDISLEPLLGKKVAVIGYGSQGRAQALNMRDSGIDVVVGVREGGKSWRMVKEDGLEPLPVEKAAKEGDVVHMLIPDVIQPEVYKKLIEPNMKPGKVLGFSHGYNIHFRQIVPPSYVDVILVAPKAPGPRMRELYLEGKGVPALFAVGQDYSGNARMIALAMAKALGCARAGVLETTFKEETETDLLGEQAVLVGGIMELIKKGYEVLVEAGYQPELAYFEVCNEMKLIVDLIYKGGLVGMLSAVSDTAKFGGLVVGPQVIDEHVKENMREALRRIQDGSFARLWSEDPRSKLILEKKMEEIRDHPMEKVGEVVRKLAQI, encoded by the coding sequence ATGGCAAAAATATATTACGATAGCGATATAAGCCTCGAGCCGTTACTCGGCAAGAAGGTAGCGGTCATAGGTTATGGAAGTCAAGGAAGGGCCCAAGCACTCAACATGAGGGACTCCGGCATAGACGTCGTCGTCGGCGTGAGGGAAGGAGGGAAATCCTGGAGGATGGTAAAAGAGGATGGCCTCGAGCCCCTTCCTGTAGAAAAGGCAGCGAAGGAAGGAGACGTAGTCCACATGCTAATACCGGATGTGATACAGCCTGAGGTTTACAAGAAGCTCATAGAGCCGAACATGAAGCCCGGAAAGGTCTTGGGCTTCTCTCATGGTTACAACATACACTTTAGACAGATAGTGCCGCCGAGCTACGTAGATGTCATACTTGTTGCACCCAAGGCACCTGGTCCGAGAATGCGCGAGCTGTACCTCGAAGGGAAGGGCGTCCCTGCACTCTTCGCCGTGGGTCAGGACTACTCCGGAAACGCGAGGATGATAGCCTTGGCTATGGCCAAGGCCCTGGGTTGCGCGAGGGCCGGCGTCCTAGAGACGACGTTCAAAGAGGAGACAGAGACCGACCTGCTGGGAGAGCAGGCAGTCCTAGTCGGTGGTATCATGGAACTCATAAAGAAGGGATACGAAGTACTAGTCGAGGCAGGATATCAGCCGGAGCTTGCCTACTTCGAGGTATGTAACGAGATGAAGCTGATAGTCGACCTCATATACAAGGGAGGCTTAGTCGGCATGCTGAGTGCGGTCTCGGATACCGCAAAGTTCGGCGGCCTGGTCGTAGGTCCCCAGGTAATCGACGAGCACGTAAAAGAGAACATGAGGGAAGCCCTTAGGAGGATTCAAGACGGCTCTTTTGCGAGGCTTTGGAGTGAGGACCCAAGGAGTAAGCTGATACTCGAGAAGAAAATGGAGGAGATAAGGGACCATCCGATGGAGAAGGTTGGCGAGGTCGTCAGGAAGCTGGCCCAAATATAA